The DNA window GACTCCTTCTCGTCACCGCTCAATCTCTCGATCTGGGGCAAGTACGCCTACAACGCCGGCAGCATCGACGCCGCCGGGGGAGTGCTCATCGCCAAACCCGGGATGAACGCCGGGAACTACGTCGGGATCAGCTCGAACCAGACCTTCACCCTCGACGGCTGCATGATGTGGGTCGAGGTGAAACAGGTCGTGAAGGGCGCCCAGCAAGGGGACACCTATTTCATGGCAACGGTGAGCGGCTCGATGGACGCAGAAATGATGACCCAACCGGAGTCGACCTCACCGACGGGCCTCGAGATGCGGTTCAGCGTGGAAGAAAACTCCAACGAGGACACCACCGGCATCCACTACAGCCCGGTGGAGCACCGCTGGTGGCGCATGCGTTTCCCGAAGGATGAGATCCGATTCGACACGAGCCCGGACGGCAAGACGTGGACGGAGCGGCGGATGGTAAAACGACCCAGCGGCATGACAACGGTCAACTTCGAGCTCGGTGCGGGCACTTTTGGGCCGAACGGCTCACAGCCGATCGCGACGTTCGACAACGTCAACACGCCGCCCCCCTGAACGAAGATGCAAGAAAGGCGACGAGCCCTGGGCCCGTCGCCTTCTTTGCTCGCGCAACTCGCGTTGCCGCTCACGTCATCGCGAACTTCATCGCCGCGCCCGCGGCCTCCATGGCGTTGCCGTAAGCCTTGGCGCCGGTCATGTCGTTGACCTTCGTCCACTGCTCGGCAATGGCCTCGGGCGTGACTTTGTCGACGGCGATCCCGATGCCTTCCGCCTCCATGACGGCGACGCGGGAGAAGTATCCGCCGCCCACGGCATAGACCTGCGCGCTGTCCTCGCACTTGTCCGAGACGAGGTACGCAACCAGCGCCGACACGTACTCCGGCGCGAGCTTCTCGAGCACGTTCGGCGGCATGATGGTCTCGGTCATACGGCTCTTGGCGATGGGCGCGATGGCGTTGACCTTGATGTTGTACTTGGCGCCTTCGTGCGCCAGCGTCTTGGTCAAGCCGACGATACCCAGCTTGGCAGCGCTGTAGTTCGCCTGGCCGAAGTTGCCGTAGAGGCCGGCGGCGCTGGTGGTGTTGACGACCCGGCCATAGTTGTTCTCGCGGAGCAAGGTCCAGGCCGTCTTGCACACGTATATGGACCTGGTCAGGTGAACGGAGAGGACCTTCTCCCAGTCCTCGTCGGTCATCTTCATGAACGAGACGTCGCGCAAGATGCCGGCGTTGTTGATCACGATGTCGAGCTTGCCGAAGGCCTCTTTGGCCTTGGCAACGATCTTCTGGGCGCCATCCCAGGTGTTGACGCTGTCGTAGTTGGCGACGGCCTCGCCACCGGCGGCCTTGATCTCTGCGACGACCTTGTCGGCCGCGGAGTTGCCGCCGCCGCCGGTGCCATCCATCGATCCACCGAGATCGTTGACGACGACCTTGGCTCCGCGTTTGGCGAGCAAGAGCGCGTGGGCGCGCCCCAATCCACCGCCGGCACCTGTGACGATTGCGACTCGATTGTCGAAACGAAGCTCGGACATGTTGCCTCCTCGAGGGCTCTCTGTTCCCGCACTGCCGAAGACGGCGCTCGGGGCTTCGGGGCGCGGAGGCGTCCCAAAGGCGAGGCCAAGCTAGAGCAGTTTCGGGCTCAATGGAACCACCGGCTCACTCAAGAGCTGTCCAAGAATTGGACAGCCCTTTCACTTTGTCATCGGGGAGGCACGCGCCTCCCCGCCCCAACGAAGTGAATTCGTTGGGGCCCCACCCCACGCGGGCCGGCCTCGCCGGCTTGCGCCTGGCCAATTTTTGGACAGCTCTTCACTCGTACGTGATGGCACAAATCTCCAAGTCCACCTCACCCGCCGGCCGCCGCACCGTTACGATATCTCCCACTTTGCGCTTCATCAGCGCCGTGCCGAGCGGGCTCCTGAAGCTGATGGTCCCCGCCCCGGGGTCGACCTCGTCGGGGCCCACGATGCGGTAGCGTTTGTGCTGCCCTTCTTCGTCGACGACCTCGACCGTCGCCCCGAAGAACACCACCTGAGCTGCACCCTCGTCCCGCTTGACCACCACGGCCGATTCGAGGCGCTT is part of the Myxococcales bacterium genome and encodes:
- a CDS encoding SDR family oxidoreductase, whose translation is MSELRFDNRVAIVTGAGGGLGRAHALLLAKRGAKVVVNDLGGSMDGTGGGGNSAADKVVAEIKAAGGEAVANYDSVNTWDGAQKIVAKAKEAFGKLDIVINNAGILRDVSFMKMTDEDWEKVLSVHLTRSIYVCKTAWTLLRENNYGRVVNTTSAAGLYGNFGQANYSAAKLGIVGLTKTLAHEGAKYNIKVNAIAPIAKSRMTETIMPPNVLEKLAPEYVSALVAYLVSDKCEDSAQVYAVGGGYFSRVAVMEAEGIGIAVDKVTPEAIAEQWTKVNDMTGAKAYGNAMEAAGAAMKFAMT
- the greB gene encoding transcription elongation factor GreB codes for the protein MSTYLTPEGAKKLQVELHQLLHVERPRVVQEVSDAAAQGDRSENAEYIYGKKRLREIDRRIRFLTKRLESAVVVKRDEGAAQVVFFGATVEVVDEEGQHKRYRIVGPDEVDPGAGTISFRSPLGTALMKRKVGDIVTVRRPAGEVDLEICAITYE